A genomic stretch from Ketobacter sp. MCCC 1A13808 includes:
- a CDS encoding MbtH family protein — protein MSTQQKNPFDDESHAFLLLINHLGQYSLWPDFSKVPDGWEVILGPDTRAVCIEYVEQNWNDIRPQYSVA, from the coding sequence ATGAGCACACAACAAAAAAACCCATTCGACGATGAATCTCACGCGTTTCTTTTGTTAATAAATCACCTTGGTCAATACAGTTTGTGGCCGGACTTTTCTAAAGTGCCGGACGGTTGGGAGGTCATTCTGGGCCCGGATACCCGTGCCGTATGCATTGAGTATGTGGAGCAGAACTGGAACGATATCCGGCCGCAATATTCAGTCGCCTGA
- the fes gene encoding enterochelin esterase, translated as MESTCWLLDAALGREGWWEQLEAAGAPLCEPLSLGGPVGSAGDQVRVSFLWRDPEGSELESTYVRVYIDVNSVTDHHSFEPQSLQRVPGTDVWYWQVDLPANWRGSYCYIPVRQEQLPPHILQENEANPKQQQQAQRAWWQSISGRAMADPLNPCVHRNAWGAYSALHLPAAPDQSAWLGEDSTRAEPGHDPARSAQQEWQWHSALLSTSRTVWLYQTGTGSSLPLVILLDGRRWAQEMPIYNALDKETERSRLPAARYLFVDSVSGAQRSRELACDDVFWNAVVQELLPDVALAHKFILKPETTVVAGQSLGGLAAMYAALNYPHVFGAVVSQSGSFWWPYVELLHAAPGQPCLRKPGAQGLLAEKLDNGIISSPVPLRIFMEVGSREDVMIDVNESMRNALVAAGHQVHFQQFEGGHDGICWRGGLLEGLAVLLPEQAESRNS; from the coding sequence ATGGAATCAACCTGTTGGCTGTTGGACGCTGCGTTAGGGCGAGAGGGTTGGTGGGAGCAATTGGAAGCGGCCGGTGCACCGTTGTGTGAACCGCTGTCCCTGGGCGGCCCGGTGGGTTCAGCGGGTGATCAGGTCAGGGTGTCGTTTTTATGGCGCGACCCGGAAGGGTCCGAATTGGAGTCTACGTACGTAAGGGTCTATATCGACGTCAATTCCGTGACCGACCACCATAGTTTTGAACCGCAAAGTTTGCAGCGCGTTCCGGGCACCGATGTATGGTATTGGCAAGTGGATTTACCTGCGAATTGGCGGGGTAGCTATTGCTATATCCCGGTGCGACAGGAGCAGTTGCCCCCGCACATTCTGCAAGAAAACGAGGCCAACCCCAAACAGCAACAACAGGCGCAGCGGGCATGGTGGCAAAGTATTTCAGGGCGCGCAATGGCAGACCCGTTGAACCCCTGTGTCCATCGTAATGCATGGGGGGCGTATTCTGCGCTGCACCTGCCTGCAGCACCGGACCAGTCGGCCTGGCTTGGGGAGGACTCAACCCGGGCTGAGCCCGGACATGATCCGGCCCGGTCTGCGCAGCAGGAATGGCAGTGGCATAGCGCGTTGCTGAGCACGTCTCGCACGGTCTGGTTGTACCAAACCGGCACCGGCTCCTCTCTGCCGTTGGTGATATTGCTGGACGGACGCCGTTGGGCACAGGAGATGCCGATCTATAACGCGTTGGATAAGGAAACCGAGCGCAGCCGTTTACCCGCAGCCCGTTATCTGTTTGTCGATAGTGTTAGCGGCGCTCAGCGCAGCCGCGAGTTAGCTTGTGATGATGTTTTCTGGAATGCGGTGGTGCAAGAGCTGCTGCCCGATGTGGCCCTGGCCCATAAATTTATCTTGAAGCCGGAAACGACCGTGGTGGCAGGGCAAAGCCTGGGCGGCCTGGCCGCGATGTACGCGGCTTTGAATTACCCCCATGTGTTTGGCGCAGTGGTGAGCCAATCCGGATCATTCTGGTGGCCATATGTGGAGTTGTTGCACGCTGCCCCCGGCCAGCCCTGCCTTCGCAAACCCGGAGCCCAGGGCTTGCTTGCCGAAAAACTGGATAACGGAATTATATCGTCGCCTGTCCCGCTGCGTATTTTTATGGAAGTGGGCAGCCGCGAGGATGTAATGATCGATGTGAACGAATCCATGCGCAATGCATTGGTGGCAGCCGGTCATCAAGTTCATTTTCAGCAATTTGAAGGCGGTCACGATGGCATTTGCTGGCGCGGAGGATTGCTGGAAGGTTTGGCAGTGCTTCTGCCGGAGCAAGCCGAAAGCCGGAATAGCTAA
- a CDS encoding TonB-dependent receptor, with amino-acid sequence MKFIKLPEQRSFGARALLLTSATLLALPLASNTFAEDTTDSDVATSKLDTIKVTGEKIDRSLQETTTAVTVLDESDVDSGELDTANEVVEKVPNMITNPNGTPNIRGALGTGPAAGVYSFTTGARPRVSTTVDGLAESWSGQEYQDTGMWDVEQLEVMRGPQSTTQGRNSIGGAIVLQTKDPTFYWEGAVRAGYEGSENKQQLAAMVSGPLIENELAFRLAANGSMGTGYINYTIPEGDQWPWDPAESEFSNVRGKLLWAPSSIPELTAKLTITRRDQEGEYLNVVNGDHFFDYDFHASFNDEPNNTRYQNTDTTTVSTDVAYEFSDEISLEVLLGTSEYNASFEQYPALFELQLEEESTTFETKLIFTPEDDNNSGVIGIYAYERKQNLDTSTKEFFGDDDVNTLALYGEGRFAMTGTVDLILGGRIEREEQERDVAGWPGLPWGGQVVTDIGETLYLPKIGLDYQWAPNNNLGFTVRKGYTPGAGALDWDNGDFYEYDKEEVVTYEISSRNVLANNTVSIVTNVFYNTLDDLQTLLNNRFVNLPEGKSYGLEMEINAEVARGLNLFGSIGTLQTEITEPDELNPEIKGNEFGYSPDYNLGIGFEQHLDMGIFFGMDANYVSEYYSNADNIEDETAGDYTIVNMHVGYEAASYTVRAYVRNLLDEEVLYRQADGFVPEAQVGPPLTAGIVADYRF; translated from the coding sequence ATGAAGTTTATTAAACTTCCGGAGCAACGCAGCTTCGGGGCTCGGGCATTGCTGTTGACCTCCGCAACACTTTTGGCACTGCCACTTGCGAGCAACACCTTTGCCGAAGATACAACAGACAGCGACGTCGCCACCTCTAAACTCGACACCATTAAAGTAACCGGGGAAAAAATAGACCGCTCACTGCAAGAAACCACCACCGCGGTGACCGTCCTTGACGAGAGCGACGTGGATTCCGGCGAACTGGATACCGCGAACGAAGTGGTCGAGAAAGTACCCAATATGATCACCAATCCCAATGGCACACCGAACATTCGGGGCGCACTGGGAACCGGGCCCGCCGCTGGCGTTTACTCTTTCACGACCGGTGCCCGTCCACGGGTCAGTACCACCGTAGATGGCTTGGCGGAAAGCTGGTCCGGTCAGGAATATCAGGACACTGGCATGTGGGATGTGGAGCAACTTGAAGTAATGCGCGGCCCGCAATCCACTACTCAGGGCCGCAACAGCATCGGCGGCGCTATCGTGCTGCAAACCAAGGATCCCACTTTTTACTGGGAAGGAGCGGTTCGTGCGGGCTACGAAGGATCGGAAAACAAGCAACAACTCGCTGCGATGGTGTCTGGTCCGTTGATTGAAAATGAATTAGCGTTCCGACTCGCGGCTAACGGCTCGATGGGAACAGGCTACATCAACTACACGATACCGGAAGGAGATCAGTGGCCCTGGGATCCCGCGGAATCGGAATTCAGCAATGTCCGTGGCAAGCTGCTATGGGCGCCCTCTTCTATTCCGGAGCTCACCGCCAAGCTCACCATCACCCGACGGGACCAGGAAGGTGAGTATCTGAACGTAGTGAATGGCGACCATTTTTTTGACTATGATTTTCACGCCAGCTTTAATGATGAACCCAACAACACCCGTTACCAAAACACAGATACCACCACGGTCAGCACCGACGTCGCTTACGAATTTTCTGACGAGATCAGCCTGGAAGTCTTGCTGGGCACAAGCGAATACAACGCCTCGTTTGAACAATATCCTGCCCTGTTCGAGTTACAGCTGGAGGAAGAATCCACTACCTTCGAAACCAAACTCATATTCACTCCGGAAGACGACAACAACAGCGGCGTAATCGGTATCTACGCTTATGAGCGCAAACAAAACCTGGATACCAGTACCAAAGAATTTTTCGGTGACGATGATGTAAACACACTGGCCTTGTATGGTGAAGGTCGTTTCGCCATGACCGGCACCGTTGATTTAATCCTGGGCGGACGCATCGAACGGGAAGAGCAGGAGCGGGATGTGGCGGGTTGGCCCGGACTACCCTGGGGCGGACAAGTGGTCACCGATATTGGTGAAACCCTGTATCTTCCCAAAATCGGACTGGACTACCAATGGGCACCCAACAACAATCTGGGGTTCACTGTACGTAAAGGGTATACCCCCGGTGCCGGTGCGCTGGACTGGGACAACGGCGACTTTTATGAGTACGACAAAGAAGAAGTCGTTACCTATGAAATCAGCAGCCGCAACGTGCTCGCCAACAACACAGTGTCCATCGTGACCAACGTGTTTTACAACACCCTGGACGACCTGCAAACCCTGCTCAATAACCGCTTTGTGAATCTTCCAGAAGGCAAGTCTTACGGTTTGGAAATGGAAATCAATGCCGAAGTTGCTCGTGGCCTGAACCTGTTTGGCTCCATCGGCACACTGCAAACTGAAATCACGGAGCCGGATGAACTGAATCCGGAAATCAAAGGCAACGAATTCGGTTACTCACCGGATTACAACCTGGGCATTGGTTTCGAACAGCACCTCGACATGGGTATATTCTTCGGCATGGACGCTAATTACGTCAGTGAATACTATTCCAATGCCGACAACATAGAAGACGAAACCGCCGGAGATTACACCATAGTCAATATGCACGTAGGCTATGAAGCAGCCAGCTATACCGTGCGTGCCTATGTTCGCAATTTACTGGATGAGGAAGTTTTGTATCGGCAAGCCGACGGCTTCGTACCTGAAGCTCAGGTCGGGCCTCCGCTGACGGCGGGCATAGTGGCGGACTATCGTTTTTAG
- a CDS encoding RNA-binding S4 domain-containing protein — MKEIFITREPVELYKILKFEGIVGSGGEAKGVISDGLVLLNGVQETRKRKKIVSGDVIEFMQVQYKILLR, encoded by the coding sequence ATGAAGGAAATCTTTATCACCCGGGAACCAGTGGAGCTCTATAAAATACTGAAGTTTGAAGGCATTGTTGGCAGTGGCGGAGAAGCGAAAGGGGTTATCAGCGACGGTTTGGTCTTATTGAATGGGGTTCAGGAAACCAGAAAGCGCAAAAAAATAGTGTCCGGTGATGTGATCGAGTTTATGCAGGTGCAATACAAGATACTGCTGCGATGA
- a CDS encoding tautomerase family protein — translation MPSITIDVRQQYPKEIEIRILDSMHAALATAFGLGSKSRNARLVVHEPHRFNCPPGLDKPECYTQVSIECIPGRTLDAKRALYQAIVNNLQEFGIPPDHVLIAVREIEAENWGIRGGQAACDVL, via the coding sequence GTGCCTAGTATCACCATAGATGTTCGTCAGCAATACCCCAAAGAAATAGAAATCCGGATTCTTGATTCAATGCATGCTGCCCTTGCAACGGCGTTTGGCTTGGGCAGCAAAAGCCGTAATGCCCGCTTGGTTGTGCACGAACCGCACCGTTTCAATTGTCCTCCCGGCCTGGATAAACCCGAATGCTATACCCAGGTCAGTATCGAATGTATCCCCGGTCGAACGCTGGATGCCAAGCGCGCGCTATATCAGGCTATTGTGAACAATTTGCAAGAGTTCGGCATTCCCCCGGATCACGTGTTGATTGCGGTGCGGGAAATCGAAGCAGAAAACTGGGGCATCCGGGGCGGTCAGGCCGCGTGTGATGTGCTATGA
- a CDS encoding alkaline phosphatase, whose product MKFKVAALAGAVAVAMATGAQANDLNKIDSVPSYQKYSPWYTQGQANIKAKPFAALSKSRNVILFVGDGMGVSTITAARILEGQLKGMQGEENDLSFDLFPYTGMAKTYNVDAQTPDSAGTMTAMMSGVKTDVGVIGVGEGIVRGDCSTVAGNELVTALELAEIGGKATGIVSTARITHATPAATYAKSADRDWEDNSDMPEEALAQGCTDIAAQLVDFEANLKARFPQADRVDGIDVVMGGGRRHFLPNDAAYNSADAVSSVEGDRTDGRDLTAEWKQAYPQGVYVYDQFGFDAIDPASTSKVFGLFNESHMQYEADRVNDIAGEPSLSEMTSKAIDVLANNKKGYFLMVESGRIDHGHHAGSAYNALTDAIELSNAVKAAVESVDLSNTTIIVTADHSHVFTIAGYPKRGNPILGKVVSVGSDEPELAADGMPYTTVGYMNGYGMRDLGNETDADEIYGYDINAGRMDLSSIDTEASGYHQEALIPLGSETHAGEDVAIYGAGPGAHLVSGTNEQSNIFHIMNQVGKLEANADKELSKPAPWWRRWW is encoded by the coding sequence ATGAAATTCAAAGTTGCCGCGCTTGCCGGTGCTGTTGCCGTGGCTATGGCCACAGGTGCACAGGCTAATGATCTGAATAAAATCGATTCTGTCCCGAGTTACCAGAAGTACAGCCCTTGGTATACCCAAGGCCAGGCCAATATCAAAGCCAAGCCATTTGCCGCGTTGAGTAAGTCCAGAAACGTTATCCTTTTTGTGGGTGATGGCATGGGCGTTTCCACCATCACAGCAGCCCGTATTCTTGAAGGCCAGTTGAAAGGCATGCAAGGGGAGGAAAACGATCTGAGCTTTGACCTGTTTCCTTACACCGGCATGGCAAAAACCTATAACGTTGATGCGCAAACACCGGATTCAGCGGGTACGATGACGGCCATGATGTCCGGCGTTAAAACCGATGTTGGTGTGATCGGTGTGGGCGAAGGAATTGTACGTGGAGATTGTTCGACGGTTGCGGGCAACGAGCTGGTCACTGCCCTCGAGCTGGCTGAAATAGGTGGTAAAGCAACCGGTATAGTTTCCACTGCACGGATCACCCACGCAACCCCTGCCGCCACCTATGCGAAATCAGCCGATCGCGACTGGGAAGACAATTCCGATATGCCGGAAGAGGCACTTGCCCAGGGATGCACTGATATTGCAGCCCAGCTGGTGGATTTTGAAGCGAACTTAAAAGCCCGTTTCCCGCAAGCCGACAGAGTAGACGGAATCGATGTGGTTATGGGCGGCGGTCGCCGTCATTTTCTGCCCAACGACGCGGCTTATAATAGCGCTGATGCGGTCAGTTCGGTTGAAGGCGATCGCACCGACGGTCGTGATCTGACTGCGGAATGGAAGCAAGCCTATCCTCAGGGCGTCTATGTGTACGATCAGTTCGGCTTTGACGCGATTGACCCGGCTTCAACCAGTAAAGTGTTCGGCCTGTTTAACGAATCCCACATGCAATACGAAGCCGACCGGGTTAACGATATTGCCGGGGAACCGTCGTTATCCGAAATGACATCGAAGGCGATTGATGTACTGGCCAATAATAAGAAAGGCTATTTTCTGATGGTGGAATCCGGTCGCATTGATCACGGCCATCACGCCGGAAGTGCCTATAACGCCCTCACCGATGCCATTGAACTGTCGAATGCGGTGAAAGCGGCCGTTGAGTCGGTCGATCTGAGTAACACCACTATTATCGTTACCGCTGACCACAGCCACGTATTCACTATCGCCGGTTACCCCAAGCGCGGTAACCCGATTTTGGGCAAAGTCGTGAGCGTGGGTTCAGATGAACCCGAGTTGGCGGCCGACGGCATGCCGTACACGACAGTGGGCTACATGAATGGATACGGTATGCGTGATCTGGGCAATGAAACCGATGCCGATGAAATATATGGCTACGATATCAACGCCGGACGCATGGATCTTTCCAGCATCGATACCGAAGCCAGCGGATACCATCAGGAAGCACTGATTCCTTTGGGTTCTGAAACCCATGCGGGTGAAGATGTTGCCATCTACGGTGCGGGCCCTGGCGCGCATTTGGTTAGCGGTACCAACGAACAAAGTAATATTTTCCATATCATGAATCAGGTAGGCAAATTGGAAGCGAATGCCGACAAAGAATTGAGTAAGCCTGCTCCCTGGTGGCGTCGGTGGTGGTAA
- a CDS encoding DUF5062 family protein: MKKLKNEKELVKKAIEEGVKYGEKRGVVEFEATDSATAKIEYIYRLLVHDKVIQPVPEDQVSQGTMKHKLAIWASKLK; this comes from the coding sequence ATGAAAAAATTGAAGAACGAGAAAGAACTGGTTAAGAAAGCGATCGAAGAAGGTGTGAAGTATGGCGAAAAAAGAGGCGTTGTTGAATTTGAAGCCACCGATTCAGCGACCGCCAAAATCGAGTATATTTACCGGTTGCTGGTACACGACAAAGTCATTCAACCGGTGCCTGAAGATCAGGTATCTCAGGGCACCATGAAGCACAAGCTGGCTATCTGGGCGTCCAAATTAAAATAA
- a CDS encoding energy-coupling factor ABC transporter permease: protein MHIEPGIVSGAKMVLSYGTATVAFGLLSKAVLDTVNKDGVISTALRGVIASVLVFCFFQVLPHHPVGVSEVHFILGSTLLLMFGLAPAAIGLVVGLGIQGLLFAPTDLPQFAMNITTLLVPLFAMSVIAKKIIPERTRYVDIQYSQALSLSVVFQGGIVTWVAFWAFYGQGFGAENLASVGSFSVAYMSVIVIEPILDLAVLAVAKWTDKLQGSSLLEKRLYSAA from the coding sequence ATGCATATAGAACCAGGTATTGTCAGTGGCGCCAAAATGGTGCTTAGTTATGGCACAGCAACCGTTGCCTTTGGCTTGTTGTCGAAAGCGGTGCTGGATACAGTGAACAAGGATGGCGTTATTTCTACGGCTTTGCGTGGTGTTATTGCTTCGGTTTTGGTGTTCTGTTTTTTCCAGGTTTTACCGCATCACCCGGTGGGCGTATCCGAAGTACACTTCATATTGGGTTCCACTTTGTTGTTAATGTTTGGGTTGGCTCCGGCAGCCATCGGCTTGGTGGTTGGCCTGGGAATTCAGGGATTACTGTTCGCACCCACTGATTTACCGCAGTTTGCAATGAATATCACCACTTTGTTGGTTCCGCTTTTTGCCATGAGTGTGATCGCCAAAAAAATTATTCCGGAACGTACGCGCTATGTGGATATTCAATATTCGCAAGCATTGAGCCTGTCGGTCGTGTTTCAGGGCGGCATCGTTACCTGGGTTGCATTCTGGGCATTCTACGGTCAGGGCTTCGGTGCCGAGAATCTGGCCAGCGTAGGTTCGTTCTCGGTAGCCTATATGAGCGTTATCGTGATAGAGCCGATTTTGGATCTGGCCGTGTTGGCCGTCGCAAAATGGACGGACAAATTACAAGGCAGCTCATTACTGGAAAAGCGCTTGTATTCTGCGGCGTAA
- a CDS encoding vWA domain-containing protein — MHKQKAQQAHSRNVDWVKTLVQKGVDPQRGGRGWQPQDLVYRRHAPKAETLHCLVLDCSGSMLAHHNLSLAKGLLLQWVEGFYQRRDRLVVLGFNGQKVQLLQPARKAVAFNEDWISAIKGGGGTPATLGLGKADEILQQAKRKQPGLRTGLWLLTDGRFNPLPSRPEYADQCTVVDFENRAVPLRRAQQIAQLWQSDYFVAAEFYETP; from the coding sequence TTGCACAAACAGAAGGCACAACAAGCCCATTCCCGAAACGTGGATTGGGTGAAAACGCTGGTGCAAAAAGGTGTGGATCCCCAGCGTGGGGGCCGTGGCTGGCAGCCGCAGGACCTGGTGTACCGACGTCATGCCCCCAAGGCTGAAACACTGCATTGTTTGGTGCTGGATTGTTCCGGATCGATGCTTGCACATCATAATTTGTCGTTGGCCAAAGGGCTCTTGCTGCAGTGGGTGGAAGGATTCTATCAACGACGTGACCGGTTGGTGGTGCTGGGGTTCAACGGGCAGAAGGTGCAACTGTTACAACCGGCCCGAAAAGCCGTGGCTTTCAATGAAGATTGGATTTCAGCAATCAAAGGTGGCGGTGGGACTCCGGCAACACTGGGTTTAGGGAAAGCAGATGAAATATTGCAGCAGGCCAAGCGTAAACAGCCGGGATTACGCACCGGGCTGTGGTTGCTGACGGATGGGCGCTTTAACCCGCTCCCGTCGAGACCGGAATACGCAGATCAGTGTACCGTTGTGGATTTTGAAAATCGTGCGGTTCCACTGAGACGTGCTCAACAAATTGCTCAACTGTGGCAATCCGACTATTTTGTAGCAGCGGAGTTTTATGAAACACCTTGA
- a CDS encoding ATP-binding protein: MSTALHAPRLQFPFCAVQGQAQLQMALLLAAIDPALGGVLIQGPRGTAKSTCARGLAELLPKGEFVELPLGASEEQLIGSLNIETALKHNEVQFKPGLLSRAHQGVLYVDEVNLLPDALVDVLLDVSASGINRIERDGISHQHDARLVLVGTMNPEEGTLRPQLLDRFGLFVDLQANIEPSIRQAIVRARMNFDADPERFQQQHSDTQNRLKEGILRSQTLLAGLLFTDQVYEQVSSICHQANVEGVRADLTLLRASRAHAAWHQREQIASADILAVCELVLAHRRKSNADQNAADPAIQPTQSPDQHQAGLQPQPQQQQEIQNSGPEATGPDSDWGEMPAQVTPISAVKNVKPLPLKK; this comes from the coding sequence ATGAGCACTGCTTTACATGCCCCGCGTTTGCAATTTCCTTTCTGTGCTGTGCAGGGGCAGGCACAATTGCAAATGGCGTTGTTATTAGCGGCAATTGATCCGGCGCTCGGCGGTGTGTTAATCCAGGGGCCGCGCGGTACCGCCAAATCCACCTGTGCCCGGGGGTTGGCTGAGTTGTTGCCTAAGGGCGAGTTTGTGGAATTACCATTAGGTGCCAGTGAAGAGCAGCTAATCGGTTCCCTGAATATTGAAACGGCTTTAAAACACAACGAGGTCCAATTCAAACCCGGCTTGTTATCCCGCGCACACCAGGGTGTGCTGTATGTCGATGAGGTCAACTTGTTGCCGGATGCGCTGGTGGATGTTTTGCTGGATGTGTCTGCCAGCGGTATCAATCGAATTGAGCGTGATGGTATCTCTCATCAGCACGATGCGCGCCTGGTATTGGTGGGCACAATGAACCCGGAAGAAGGCACGCTGCGTCCGCAACTGTTAGATCGGTTTGGATTGTTTGTGGATTTGCAGGCCAATATCGAGCCGTCTATCCGACAGGCTATAGTCCGTGCCAGAATGAATTTCGACGCCGATCCGGAACGTTTCCAGCAGCAGCATAGCGATACCCAGAATCGGTTGAAAGAAGGTATTCTGCGTTCCCAGACCCTATTGGCGGGGTTGCTGTTTACGGATCAAGTCTATGAGCAAGTGAGCAGCATCTGTCATCAAGCCAATGTTGAAGGGGTCAGGGCTGACCTGACGCTGTTGAGAGCGTCGCGTGCGCACGCGGCCTGGCACCAACGGGAGCAAATTGCATCTGCGGATATTCTGGCCGTTTGTGAGTTGGTATTGGCGCACCGGCGTAAATCGAATGCGGATCAAAATGCAGCGGACCCGGCCATACAACCCACACAGAGCCCTGATCAGCATCAGGCCGGGCTGCAACCGCAACCGCAACAGCAGCAGGAAATTCAAAACAGCGGGCCCGAGGCAACCGGGCCTGATTCGGATTGGGGGGAAATGCCTGCGCAGGTGACCCCCATCAGTGCAGTTAAAAACGTCAAACCGTTACCGCTAAAAAAGTAG